TACCATGGCCTATTTCCAGAACACCTACGGCCTGGACTATGCGCTGTTCGAGGTCTTCGTACCCGCGGAAAGCCCGCTGGTGGACCACATGCTGGACGATGTCGAGCACGCCTATAAAATCCGCGTGATCGCCTCGCAGCGTGGCGCCAGCGATCTGCGCATCGGCCCCGGCGGGCTGGCGCGGGACGTCGGCATCGAGGCCAACACGGTGCTGGGCATCCTTGCCTCGCCGGAGCATCTGCTGGCCTTTGTGGAAAAATTCGAGCTCAAACTGCGGCCCGACCTGCTGACCTTTTCCGAGTCCCTGGCCGCCACCAAGGCCGGTATCGCCGAGGTGGTCATCCCCCCCGGCTCCTCGCTGATCGGCAAGAGCGCGCGCGATGTGTGGATGCGCAAGACCTACGGCATCGCCATGGTGGCCCTGCACCGTAGTGGCGAAACCCTGCGCGAGGGTGACGGCATCCGTGACCTGACCCTGCAGGCCGGCGACACCCTGGTGGTCCATACCACCTGGGATGCCCTGGTGCGGCTGGAGCAGAACAAGGATTTCGTGGTGGTTACCACCGAATACCCGCACGAGGAGAGCCGGCCCCACAAGGTCAGCGCCGCGCTGTTTTTCTTCGCCATCGCCCTGATCCTGGTGCTGTTTACCGATCTGCGCCTGTCCATCGCCCTGCTGACCGGCGCGCTGGGCATGATCCTCTCCGGGGTGCTGAAAATCGAGGAGGCCTACAGCGCCGTCTCCTGGAAGACCGTGTTCCTGCTGGCCAGCCTGATCCCCCTGGGGCTGGCGGTGGAGACCACCGGCACCGCCAAATGGATCGCCGAGCAGACCCTGTACGTGGTCGGCGACATGCCCATCTGGGTGATCCAGGCCTCGGTCGCCGTGCTGGCCACCTTTTTTACCCTGGTGATGTCCAACGTCGGCGCCACGGTGTTGCTGGTGCCGCTGGCCGTGAATATCGCCATCGGCGCCGGCGCGGATCCGGCCCTGTTTGCGCTGACCGTGGCGATCGCCACCTCCAACTCCTTCCTGATCCCCACCCATCAGGTCAACGCCCTGATCATGGGGCCCGGCGGCTATCGCGTGCCCGATTTCATGCGGGCCGGTGGTATCATGACCGTGCTGTTTCTGGTGGTGATGATGCTGATGATGAACCTCATCTTTTAAACCACCGATGGTACAGCCTAGCCTTTTTGCACTACAGTCCCTGGCCAATACCCACTGAAAGGATGCCCCCGTGCGCACATTATTGACGGCGACGTTAATGCTCTTTATGCCGGGACTGGTGGCCGCCGCCGAGGGCGGCGCACCCCTCGACCTCACCACCCATACGGTGGGTTATGTCGCCCTTGCCCTGTTCGTGCTCGCCTACCTGCTGGTGGTGGCCGAGGAATTCACCCACCTGCGCAAATCCAAGCCGGTGATCCTCGTCGCCGGCATCATCTGGGCGATGATCGGCGTGGTCTATGCCAATAACGGCATGACCCACGCCGCCGAAGCGGCGGTGCGCCACAACCTCCTCGAATATTCGGAACTGATGCTGTTCCTGCTGGTGGCGATGACCTATATCAGCGCCATGAATGAACGCCAGGTGTTCGATGCCCTGCGTGCCTGGCTGATTCGCAAGGGTTTCAGCCTCCGCCAGCTGTTCTGGCTAACCGGCATCCTGGCCTTCTTCATCTCGCCGGTGGCGGACAATCTCACCACCGCCCTGCTGATGTGCGCGGTGGTGCTGGCCGTTGGCGGCACCAATACCCGCTTCGTCTCCGTCGCCTGCATCAATATCGTGGTCGCGGCCAATGCCGGCGGCGCCTTCAGCCCCTTCGGCGACATCACCACGCTCATGGTCTGGCAGAAGGGCATCGTCGACTTCTGGGCCTTCTTCGCCCTGTTTATCCCTGCGGCGGTGAATTTCCTGGTGCCGGCGGCGATCATGCATTTCGCCATCCCCAAGGAACAGCCCACAGCCGACAGCGAGGACATCCGCATGAAGCGCGGTGCACGACGCATCATCGTGCTGTTCCTGCTCACCATCATCACCGCCGTGAGCTTCCACAACTTCCTGTACCTGCCGCCGGTGATCGGCATGTTGACCGGCCTGGCCTACCTGCAGTTCTTTGGCTATTACCTCAAGAAGACCACCCACCTCGATACGCCAGAGCCCGACTCGTCGATGGGTGAGATCGTGCCCTTTGACGTCTTTAACAAGATCGCCCGGGCCGAATGGGACACCCTGCTGTTCTTCTACGGGGTGGTGCTGTGCGTGGGTGGGCTCGGCTTTATCGGCTACCTGTCGCTGGCCTCGGAACTGATGTATACCCAGTGGGGCGCCACCAGCGCCAACATTGCCGTGGGCGTGCTGTCGGCCATCGTCGATAACATCCCGGTGATGTTTGCGGTGCTGACCATGAACCCGGACATGCCGCTGGGCCAGTGGTTGCTGGTGACCCTCACCGCCGGTGTCGGCGGCAGCCTGCTGTCCATCGGCTCCGCCGCCGGGGTGGCCCTGATGGGTCAGGCCCGCGGCCAATATACCTTTTTCAGTCACCTCAAATGGACACCGGTGATCGCCCTGGGCTATGTGGCCAGTATTGCAATGCACCTGTGGATCAACGCCCACCTATTCTAGGTGATTGACGAAAATCGGGGGCTGCATCAGTCTTTTCGGCTAAATCCCCTTAACCCAACGACCGTTCACTGCCATTAGGAGCCCAATTTGATCAAGACCTGCCCTGTCTGGCTTAGCAGACTGTTTCCCGTTCTCCGCTGGTGGCCCATGGTCAACCGCGAGACCCTGCGCATGGACGCCATGGCCGGCCTGACCGGGGCGGTGGTGGTGCTGCCGCAGGGTGTGGCCTTTGCCGTGATCGCCGGCATGCCGCCGGAGTACGGGCTCTATACCGCGATGATCCCGGCGATTATCGCCGCCCTGTTCGGCTCCTCCTGGCACCTGGTCTCCGGCCCCACCACCGCCGCCTCGCTGGTGCTATTCGCCTCGCTCAGCGCCCTCGCTGAACCGACCACCGCCCAGTATGTTGCCCTGGCGATCACCCTCACCTTCATGGTGGGGGTCACCCAGCTGGTGATGGGCTACGCCAAGCTCGGCACCCTGGTGAACTTCATCTCCCATTCGGTGATCATCGGCTTTACCGCCGGCGCGGCGATCCTCATCGCCAGCAACCAGATCAAGCACTTCTTCGGCGTCGACATCGAGCGCGGCCTGCACTTCTATGAAATCTTGCTCGGCTTCGCCCGCCGGCTCGAGCAGATAAATCCCTATGTTGCGATCACCGGTCTCGCCACCCTGATCACCGGGATACTGATCAAGCGCTTCGCGCCCAAGGTCCCCTACATGATCGTCGCGATGATCGTCGGCAGCGTGGTCGGCTTCCTGCTGGACAGCCTCTACGGCAACGCCGTGACCCAGCTCAAGACCGTCGGCGCCCTGCCCGCCACCCTGCCGCCCCTGTCCATGCCCGACTTTTCCCCCGCCACCCTCAGGGAGCTCGCCCCGGCGGTGCTGGCGGTCACCCTGCTGGCGCTGACCGAGGCGATCTCCATCGGTCGCTCCATTGCGGTCAAGTCCGGCCAGCACATCGACGCCAATCAGGAGTTCATCGGTCAGGGGCTGTCCAACATCGTCGGCAGCTTCTTCTCCGCCTATGTGGCCACCGGCTCCTTTAATCGCAGCGGGGTGAATTACCAGGCGGGCGCCAGAACCCCCATCGCCGCCCTGCTCTCCGGCCTGCTGCTGATCGGTGTGGTGCTGGCCATCGCCCCGCTGGCGGCCTATCTGCCCAATGCCGCCATGGCCGGCATCCTGTTTCTGGTGGCCTGGGGGCTGATCGACTTTCATCACATCAAGAAGATCTTTCAGGCCAGTCGCTCGGACTTCACGATTCTACTGGTCACCTTCATCGCCACCCTTACCCTGGAATTGGAATTCGCCATCCTGCTCGGCGTGATTCTATCGCTGGTGGTCTACCTGTCACGCACCTCGCGCCCCAAGGTGCTGAGCCGCACGCCCGACCCCAGGCACCCCAAGCGCTCCTTCACCACCGACTCCAGCCTGCCCGAATGCCCCCAGCTCAAGCTGATGCGCATCGACGGCTCGCTGTTCTTTGGCGCCGTCAGCCACGTCGCCGAGAGCCTGCGCCGTTTTCGCCAACAGAACCCACAGCAGAAGTCCGCCCTGCTGGTGGCCTCCGGCATCAACTTTATCGACGTCGCCGGTGCCGAACTGCTGGTGCAGGAGGTCAAAAACTACCGCAAACTCGGCGGCAACCTCTATTTCTACCGCATCAAGGAGGGCGTCTGTGACCCGCTGCGCCGCGGGGGCTACATCCAGGAGATTGGGGAAGAGAATATGTTCAGCTCCAAGACCGAGGCCATTGCCGAGATCTTTGCCACGCTGGACAAGGACATCTGCGCACGCTGCGACAAACGCATCTTTAACGAGTGCCAGTCGATCCCGCCACCCACCAGTACATAACCCCCGCCTGGGGTGCGGCTCTTCGATGCAAAAAAAAGGGGTGGACATTGTATCCACCCCTTTTTTCATAGGCACCTGGCCGACCGCCATGGGTCATGGCCTGATCAGAAATCGGCTGCCTTAGTGCCCGCCGGTGTGAAGCTACCGATGCCCGCCGTGCCGCCCGCCCAGGTAATGGTGCCGACGAAACAGCTGTCTGTTGCTGTGTCAGTATCCATGTCTCCGCAGTTCACCTGACCCACCTCGGTGCCGAGAATGGAGATGGTCACAGTCACATCATTTTCCGTACCGCTATAGGCGTCCACATAGACCTTGTATTCTCCGTCCTGGGTGATCTGGTTCATCCAGATATTTTCGATGCCGTTACCGCAGGAAATACAGTCCACATCCAGCTTGGGATCGTCCTCCTCGTCCCCGGTACCCCAGGATATGTTGTTGATGCCGGTGCCATCCAGGCCCACCTTACAGTTGCCCCAGTTGCAGTCATCGGCACCGCCACCGCCGTTGCTATAGCTGCCGCCAGGGCGAACCAGGTGCAGGTCCATATCGGTCGAACCGTCCCAGGTCATCTGTGCCCGGAACAGGGCCAGATCCGTCAGCGAGGTAATGCTAATAGTCTGACTACAGCTGCTATTGTCCGCGTAGATACCGGACACGGTAATGTGATTCGCGCCGGCGAACAGGGGCAGATCGAGCGCGTAGCTTCCACCCGCGCCGAGGGCGAGGGCGATGGTATTGGACTGCTCACCCGCCGTGACCGTCAGATAGGCTGCAGTGGGCGTGCCCAGAATGGTGCCCGCGATACTGATTGCGGTATCCGTGGTGGTGGCGCCATCCGCCAGATTGCTGGCGTCTGCGGCCGTCGCGGCGATGCTGACGTTGGTACAGCTGGCCGTGGAGATCCGTACCCCACAGCTGGTAATGCCCAGATGATTGATGTTGTCGACAAAATCGGTGCCTACATCGAATAATCCATCCCTGTCGGTATCCACCACCACGTCGTAACAGGTCGTGCCACCCAGGCTGGCGAGGCTGGCAAAAGGCACCAATACCCAGGGGGCCAGGCTGTTATTGTCGTTTTGCACCGGGCTGCGCTTGGCGCCGCTGCCTACCGCAACCAGCGGGTCACCATTTGCCCATACGGCCTGATGGGCAACCAGGTAGGTGTCCACCGCACCGGCCGTGGTGAGCGCCGAACGCTCCGTTGGCATCAGAAAGGCCTGCAGATCACGGATCGCCGCCACATCGGCATTGGGGTCAAAGATCTCGCGTTTGTTGCCATTCTTGTCCGAGGCGATTTTCTGTACCGCACCGGCGCTGGGACCCTGCACCGCAAAGCAGGGCAGCAGGCGGCTGTGGCGCGAGATCAGATCAGTCCCCGGGTTAAAGTAACCATTGCCGTTCACATCCACCACCACGTCATAGCCGCCGATACCATAGGTGCTGGCCAGACCCAAATCGATCTGACCCGTGCCGCCAGTGACGGTGATGGTGGCCGGTGTGCCGCTGATCAGCCCGCCATTCGCCAGGGGTTTTTGTACGTCGGACAGGACATACACATCATAGCTGCCATCCGCCAGTGAACCGGTGTTTTTGTCCACTCTGGCGAAGACGTTGTCCCCGCTCAGGAAAGAGGCCTTGGCGACGCCCCCTGTATCCACACACTGCACACGGCTCAGGTCCGCCACGTTGTAGGTCAGGGTCTGCGGTGTTCCACCACCGCCCTCTTCCGCCACGGTTACCGTGTAATCACCCAGGAAAGCCCCGGGCAGCATATTCTGTACGACCGTGGCCTTGTTGATGGCGCCCGTACTGTCGGAGATGGCGATCAGGCCTCCCGTCGGGGTGATCTCTAACGGCACGGTATCTGTGTCCGCAATGGTAATGGTGTGTCGCGTATTGGCGGTCAGGCCGGTCAGCGACAGGGTTATGGGATCATGCAGGTCTATGGGGGTGGTGATGGCGACGCCACAGCCATCAACGATGCCGGTCTGGTCACTGTTACAGAGGGGGATCACCCGTGTAGTACCACCCACGGTGGGTACGCAATCCGGGCCGGCAAAGGGGCTGGAACAAGAGAGGCTGAAACTGCTGCCCTCTCCCGTTGCAAAACCTGAACCTGCCGGCTCTCCTCCGCAGGATGACAGCAGAAACAGGACGGCGGCAGAGAAGATACCGATGATTGAAATTCGATGAAAATCTGGCCCATTGACGCGCATATGCAATCCCTAAATAAGAAGAGGTCTCTAAACGATGGTAATGAAATCTATTCGCAAGGTCTAGAAGCGGCTGGCGGCTGTATTTCTGAAGTCTTTTGTTCTGTGACTGTGGTCACAGTAATCATCCGACTGACTGTACTGCGCCACAGCACTCCACCCGCCAGGCAATGGCCACCGTCTCCCTGACCCAGACGTGACCCAATAAAAGGGGTGCCTAAGCACCCCTTTTATACTACCTAATTGTTTGCTGCCGGGCGGCAGACAAGATGGCCTATTTGTAGAAGCCGATCATCTTCTCCAGCGATATTGGCTTGATCTTCGAGGCATGGCCGGCGCAGCCAAAGGCCTCGAAGCGGGCCTGGCAGATGGCCATCATGGCATCGGTGGAGGCCTTGAGGAACTTGCGGGGATCGAAGTTGGTGGGGTTTTCGGCCAGGTGCTTACGCACCGCACCGGTGGAGGCCATGCGCAGGTCGGTGTCGATATTGACCTTACGCACACCATTCTTGATGCCTTCCTGGATTTCTTCTACTGGCACGCCGTAGGTCTGGCCCATGTCGCCGCCGTAGGTGTTGATGATCTCCAACCAGTCCTGTGGCACCGAGGATGAACCGTGCATGACCAGATGGGTGTTGGGAAGTTTGGCGTGAATCTCGCGAATGCGGTCGATACGCAGGATATCGCCGGTGGGCTCCTTGGTGAACTTGTAGGCGCCGTGCGAGGTGCCGATGGCGATGGCCAGGGCATCCACGCCGGTTTGGGCAACAAAGTCGGCGGCTTCGTTGACGTCGGTCAGCAGCATGTCCATATCCAGCTTGCCCTCGGCACCGTGGCCGTCCTCTTCACCCATCTCACCGGTTTCCAGTGAACCCAGGCAGCCCAGCTCGCCTTCCACGGAGACGCCACCGGCATGCGCCATCTTCACGACCTCGGCAGTGGTGGCCACGTTGTATTCGAAGCTGGCGGGGGTCTTCATGTCGGCCATCAGCGAACCGTCCATCATCACCGAGCTGAAGCCGGACTGGATGGAGCGCAGACACACGGCGGGCTCGGAACCGTGATCCTGATGCATTACCACAGGGATATGCGGATACTGTTCGATGGCTGCGGCAATCAGGTGACGCAGGAAGGGTTCGCCTGCGTAGGAGCGCGCGCCGGCGGAGCCCTGCATGATCACCGGGCTATTGGCCGCATCGGCAGCCCGCATGATGGCCTGCACCTGCTCCAGGTTGTTGACGTTAAACGCCGGCATACCGAAATCGTTCTCGGCGGCGTAATCCAGTAGTTGACGTAGTGAAATAAGGGCCATGGGTTTCTCCTAAATGTTGCTATCTATAAAAGGGGTTCAAAAAATATCGTGGTTTAAATGCTATAGGGTCTAAACGCGCTGTACGCTGAGATTACACCTCGATCGAAAAGTGCCGTAGGCACGGCGTTATTCGACGGCCTCTTCACTGCCGTTGTTGAGTATCTCCTCACCGACGCGAACAATCTTCATGGCATTGGTACCACCCAGCACGCCCATCAGATCGCCCTTGGTCAGGATCACCAGATCACCGTCGCGCACCACGCCGCGGCGCTTCAGCTCGTCGACGGCCTCCCGATTCACCACCGCATGATCCTTGGACTTGGTATCGAAGCTGATGGGATAAACGCCGCGGTACAGGGTCACCTTGCGGCGGGTGCTGACATGGCTGGTCAGGGCATAAATGGGAATGCCGGAACTGATCCTCGACATCCACAGCGGGGTAGAGCCGGACTCGGTAAGACAGGCAATGGCCTTCACGCCGAGGTGGTTGGCGCTGTACATGGTGGCCATGGCGATGGCCTCGTCGACCCGCGTAAACAGGGTATCAATGCGGTGGTCTGAACGGGTCGCCACATCCTGTTTTTCCGCCTCGCGACAGACACGGTCCATCGCCGCCACCGCCAGTTGTGGGTATTTGCCCATCGCGGTTTCCGCCGACAGCATCACCGCGTCGGTGCCGTCGAGCACCGCGTTGGCGACGTCGAAAACCTCGGCACGGGTCGGGATCTGATTCTCGATCATCGACTCCATCATCTGGGTGGCGGTGATCACCACCCGATTCAGGCCGCGGGCGCGCTTGATCAGGTCTTTCTGCACCTGGGGCAGGGCGGCGTCACCGATCTCCACACCCAGGTCGCCACGCGCCACCATGATGGCGTCGGAGGCCAGGATGATCTCGTCGATCACCTCCAGCGCCTCGGTGCGTTCAATCTTGGCAATGATGCCGCAGGTGCCGCCGGCGGCCTTCACCAAGGCCCGCGCCAGCTCTACGTCGGCCGCGGAGCGGGGAAAGGAGATCGCCACATAGTCGGCCTTCAGTGCGGCGGCGGTGATGATGTCGGCCTTGTCCTTGTCGGTCAGGGCCGGCGCGGAAAGCCCACCGCCCTGACGGTTGATGCCCTTTTTGTCCGAGAGCTTGCCGCCCACCTTGACCTTGCAGTGAATCTCGGTGCCTTTGACTTCTTCCACCCACAGCACCAGACGTCCATCGTCGAGCAGCAGGTTATCGCCCCGTTTGACATCCTGCGGCAGTTCCTTGTAGGCGATGCCCACACGCTGCTGGGTGCCCGCGTGCGCGCCACAGGCGGCATCCAGAATAAAGGCATCACCCTCGGCCAGCTCAATCGGGCCATTTTTAAAACAGTCGATGCGGATCTTTGGTCCCTGCAGATCGGCCAGCACGCCCACCTGACGCCCGTGCGCGCGGGCACGATTGCGTACCGTCTTGGCGCGTGCGGTATGTTCCTCCGCCGAGCCATGCGAAAAATTGAGGCGCACCACATCGACACCCGCCTCGATGAGTTTATCCAGCGCCTTGGGGTCGTCGGTTGCGGGGCCCAGGGTGGCGACTATTTTGGTTCTTCTTTCCAATTGCGTTTTACTCCAGTGAAAACCGGGCATCTGTTATTGAATGAATATCTTGTGGTTAGGTGCGGTTCGCCTTGTGCCGGGATCTAGCCCTTGGCGCGCTCTTCAAGGATCGCGACCGCCGGCAGTTTTTTGCCCTCCAGGAATTCGAGGAAGGCGCCGCCGCCGGTGGAGATATAAGACACCCTGTCGGCGATCTTGTATTTATCCACCGCCGCCAGGGTGTCGCCACCGCCGGCAATGGAAAAGGCCTTGCTCTCGGCGATGGCCATGGCGATGGCCTTGGTGCCCTCGCCGAACTGGTCAAACTCAAACACGCCGACCGGGCCGTTCCACACAATC
Above is a window of Gammaproteobacteria bacterium DNA encoding:
- a CDS encoding SLC13 family permease, with translation MNDLSKSTLINRLIAAALFTLFGLYLASVVPSIEIAWVTGILLLTIYLFAFEIVGVDVAAVTIMVLLGLTGLIAPVMGLDKGLVDTEFLFNGFSSNAVMSIIAVMIIGAGLDKTGLMGQVAGFILRIGGTSEKRIIPIISSTVGFISSFMQNVGAAALFLPVVSRISARSGLPMSRLLMPMGFCAILGGTVTMVGSSPLILLNDLILTSNTALPEAQQMATWSLFSVTPIGLALVATGILYFVIAGRFVLPSTPKEETSSATNTMAYFQNTYGLDYALFEVFVPAESPLVDHMLDDVEHAYKIRVIASQRGASDLRIGPGGLARDVGIEANTVLGILASPEHLLAFVEKFELKLRPDLLTFSESLAATKAGIAEVVIPPGSSLIGKSARDVWMRKTYGIAMVALHRSGETLREGDGIRDLTLQAGDTLVVHTTWDALVRLEQNKDFVVVTTEYPHEESRPHKVSAALFFFAIALILVLFTDLRLSIALLTGALGMILSGVLKIEEAYSAVSWKTVFLLASLIPLGLAVETTGTAKWIAEQTLYVVGDMPIWVIQASVAVLATFFTLVMSNVGATVLLVPLAVNIAIGAGADPALFALTVAIATSNSFLIPTHQVNALIMGPGGYRVPDFMRAGGIMTVLFLVVMMLMMNLIF
- the nhaD gene encoding sodium:proton antiporter NhaD — protein: MLFMPGLVAAAEGGAPLDLTTHTVGYVALALFVLAYLLVVAEEFTHLRKSKPVILVAGIIWAMIGVVYANNGMTHAAEAAVRHNLLEYSELMLFLLVAMTYISAMNERQVFDALRAWLIRKGFSLRQLFWLTGILAFFISPVADNLTTALLMCAVVLAVGGTNTRFVSVACINIVVAANAGGAFSPFGDITTLMVWQKGIVDFWAFFALFIPAAVNFLVPAAIMHFAIPKEQPTADSEDIRMKRGARRIIVLFLLTIITAVSFHNFLYLPPVIGMLTGLAYLQFFGYYLKKTTHLDTPEPDSSMGEIVPFDVFNKIARAEWDTLLFFYGVVLCVGGLGFIGYLSLASELMYTQWGATSANIAVGVLSAIVDNIPVMFAVLTMNPDMPLGQWLLVTLTAGVGGSLLSIGSAAGVALMGQARGQYTFFSHLKWTPVIALGYVASIAMHLWINAHLF
- a CDS encoding SulP family inorganic anion transporter; translation: MIKTCPVWLSRLFPVLRWWPMVNRETLRMDAMAGLTGAVVVLPQGVAFAVIAGMPPEYGLYTAMIPAIIAALFGSSWHLVSGPTTAASLVLFASLSALAEPTTAQYVALAITLTFMVGVTQLVMGYAKLGTLVNFISHSVIIGFTAGAAILIASNQIKHFFGVDIERGLHFYEILLGFARRLEQINPYVAITGLATLITGILIKRFAPKVPYMIVAMIVGSVVGFLLDSLYGNAVTQLKTVGALPATLPPLSMPDFSPATLRELAPAVLAVTLLALTEAISIGRSIAVKSGQHIDANQEFIGQGLSNIVGSFFSAYVATGSFNRSGVNYQAGARTPIAALLSGLLLIGVVLAIAPLAAYLPNAAMAGILFLVAWGLIDFHHIKKIFQASRSDFTILLVTFIATLTLELEFAILLGVILSLVVYLSRTSRPKVLSRTPDPRHPKRSFTTDSSLPECPQLKLMRIDGSLFFGAVSHVAESLRRFRQQNPQQKSALLVASGINFIDVAGAELLVQEVKNYRKLGGNLYFYRIKEGVCDPLRRGGYIQEIGEENMFSSKTEAIAEIFATLDKDICARCDKRIFNECQSIPPPTST
- the fba gene encoding class II fructose-bisphosphate aldolase (catalyzes the reversible aldol condensation of dihydroxyacetonephosphate and glyceraldehyde 3-phosphate in the Calvin cycle, glycolysis, and/or gluconeogenesis) is translated as MALISLRQLLDYAAENDFGMPAFNVNNLEQVQAIMRAADAANSPVIMQGSAGARSYAGEPFLRHLIAAAIEQYPHIPVVMHQDHGSEPAVCLRSIQSGFSSVMMDGSLMADMKTPASFEYNVATTAEVVKMAHAGGVSVEGELGCLGSLETGEMGEEDGHGAEGKLDMDMLLTDVNEAADFVAQTGVDALAIAIGTSHGAYKFTKEPTGDILRIDRIREIHAKLPNTHLVMHGSSSVPQDWLEIINTYGGDMGQTYGVPVEEIQEGIKNGVRKVNIDTDLRMASTGAVRKHLAENPTNFDPRKFLKASTDAMMAICQARFEAFGCAGHASKIKPISLEKMIGFYK
- the pyk gene encoding pyruvate kinase, yielding MERRTKIVATLGPATDDPKALDKLIEAGVDVVRLNFSHGSAEEHTARAKTVRNRARAHGRQVGVLADLQGPKIRIDCFKNGPIELAEGDAFILDAACGAHAGTQQRVGIAYKELPQDVKRGDNLLLDDGRLVLWVEEVKGTEIHCKVKVGGKLSDKKGINRQGGGLSAPALTDKDKADIITAAALKADYVAISFPRSAADVELARALVKAAGGTCGIIAKIERTEALEVIDEIILASDAIMVARGDLGVEIGDAALPQVQKDLIKRARGLNRVVITATQMMESMIENQIPTRAEVFDVANAVLDGTDAVMLSAETAMGKYPQLAVAAMDRVCREAEKQDVATRSDHRIDTLFTRVDEAIAMATMYSANHLGVKAIACLTESGSTPLWMSRISSGIPIYALTSHVSTRRKVTLYRGVYPISFDTKSKDHAVVNREAVDELKRRGVVRDGDLVILTKGDLMGVLGGTNAMKIVRVGEEILNNGSEEAVE